TTTGATAGGTCCCGGGCACGGCAACTTCGCGTCCGACCTCTTCATTCATGGCCCGGTCATACTGTCCGGCGGGAATGATCCAGGTCAGCGCAGCGACCAGAATGATCAGGAAAAAGAGAATGGTGTAGGCAGTCGGGAATCGCGAAGCGAGATCTTGTTCCGAGCCTTCAGGGGGAATTTGGTCGTCGGTCACAGTTAAGCTCCTGTCCTTGGCATCACAGTTCAGTCCGGATAAAGAGTCCAGACCCTATCAACCCATCATCTGGCGCAAAACGTGCACCTGATTGAATTCAGCATAGATCCTCAGGCTGGGAATGAGGTTGATCAAGGACAAATTTTGTACTGACGAGAGGAGATTCACAAAAAAGCCCCGGGTGACAGAGCAGGGTCCACCCGGGGCAAGAGTTACCCGCCGGCTATGAGAAGCGGGCAACCGCCACTTCGACCATCACCATCGAGCCGTCAGTGCGGCCCGCAGGGTGCGGCCAGGCTCATTTACCCGGACAGCCTCGGGACTGAAAGGGTCTGTATTGGCACGACTGACGTGCGGCGCCCAGGTGTTATCAAACAGGTTATCCACCGCCCAGGACAGCGTGAGGTACTCCACAAGCGGGTGACTCCCCGTGAGATTCAGCACGCCATAACCCGGCGAGGTGCCCGCATCCAGGCCGGACTCCAGGTCCACCCTGTCCTGCCGCCGGGCAACCTGCCACTCCAGCTCAAGCTGGTGCCCCATCTTCTGCCAACCCAGAGTCTGGATGAACTGAACCGGAGGAATCTGGGGCAGCGCTTTGTCATCGTCACGGTTTTCACCACGGACCGCTGCCAGCTTGCTGGCGGTGCTCCAGGTTCCGTTACTCCAGCCGAGTTCCCCTTCCAGGCCGAGCAGACGAGCGTCGATATTGCGGTAAACACTGACCTGGTCCGCATTGCGGGTCCGCAATACGAAATCGTCCACCTGATCAATCCAGACCGCAGGGCGCCAGTGCCAGCCATCGCTCCGGCCCGGCAAGGCAAGTTCCAGCTTGTTGTGCTTTTCCGTCTCCAGTGCCGGGTTACCGACCCAGCGCATGGCCGGCATCATGCTCCAGCTGGCGATATAACGCTCTGTAACCCCAGGGCTGCGAACACTCCGGCTCGCGGTCACCTCCATGGACTGACGGGAAGAGAAACGCCAGTCACCGGTGACGAATCCACTGAAATTATCGTCCGTGGCTTCGGTATTGGTGGTGCCGTAAAGTGCGGTGTAAATATCGGCGGCAGACTGGGCCATCATGCCGCTGCCGAATGTCTTGTCGGACGAGCCTGCATCCATCTCCACCCGGTCATAACGAACACCGGCACCGAGTTGCAGCGACGGCATTATCCGATAGAAGCGCTCAGCAAAGAAGCCCAGTCTGTCCCGGTCCACATCCGGCCAAAGCACCGAGGTCAGCGTGTCCAGAGTGGCGCCGCCAAAGCGTTCCGCCTCCCAGTTATTGGTCTCGAAGTCTGTGCCAATGGCCCAGTTGGTCTTTGCGTCCGGGCTCTGGTCCAGCGTCAGCCGAAGCCCTCGGGTCCGGGTTTCAGACGCTGTCAGCATTTTCATCGTGGCGGGTCTCAGGCTGAAATTGTCCATGACATGATCTACGTCCGCCTGCCAGGCCAGAAGGTTCCAGTCACCGCTGGCAACCGGCGCTCCCAACTCCAACCTTAGAATATCGGTATCGGTTTTGGGTGCGTCCATCCCCGAACCGGCGTATTTCACATCGCGCTCTTCCTGACGGCTGACCAGTCCCTTGACATAGAAACCGTTATCCGCCTTCCAGGCCGCATCCACACGACCCTCCGAATTTTTGTACGCACTGCGCACTTTATTGCCGTCACCGTCTTCGTAATCATCCGCCTCGTCATAACCGCCTGCCAGTCGGATCCAGCCCCGATCACTGCCTGTGGCGATACTGCCATTGGCCAGTTTTCCATTGCCGTTGTCCGAGGCCCCCAGTGTGACGTGGCCAGTTGTTACATCGTCCTGAAAATCCGGGGCCGCCGTTGTCGCGACCACCTGGCCACCGGCGATGGGCCCCCAGCGCAGAGTCTGGTTGCTGGTGCGCACGTCCAGTACCGGGGCCAGTGCTGAGCTGAGGCGGCTGGTGGGCGGGTCCATTCGATTAGGACAGGCGCCTTCTACGCGGATACCATCAAGCAGGACATCAACCCGCTCCTGGCCCTGGCCGCGAATGACCGGATCGAGACCTCGCCCGCCCATCCGGGAAAGCGAGACAGACGGATCTGACGTCAACCGTTCCACCGGCTCCGGGGCGAGTATTTCGGACACCTCCCGGGTCGCCTGCCCTTCGGTCACCCGGATCAGCGGCAATGCCTCATCCGCCTCCTGGGCCCAGACAGACAAGGGCAGGAACAGATTTCCCGCGACATACACCAACGCCAGCCTGTTCACTAAATGCATAGCCATAACACAACATCCTGACCAATCTGAATTTGCGCCCATGATAATGTGCGGACCGTTACCGCGCCTGAGACAGAATGCCGCATCCACTTTGGAGTACATGCGCGGGTACCTGCTGCGAAAACCAGCTAGAATCCTCCCCATGAAATGGCTCACCCAATCCCAGACCGGTTTTCAACAGGCGGCCCGTTACCTCCTGGTTATGCGCCTGGCTATTGTCGCGATTGAGCTGACAGCCCTCGCTATTGCCGAAGCCGTGGTCAACCTCGCCTACCGGGCCGAAGCCCTCCTGCTATGCCTGCTTTACGGTGTGCTGGCAACGCTGGGATGGCTGTGGTTTACCCGCCGCCCGCCCAGAGCTGCCGTGACGGTCAGTGCCGGCCTTGCCCTCGACCTGCTGCTCATCGGCGCCTGGCTGTTCATGACCGGCGGCTACACCAACCCGCTTACCTCACTACTGCTGCTGCCCATCGCCACCGCCATTGTGCTTGTTCCCCTGGGCCAGGGCATCGTGCTAACCGTGATTGGCATTGCCGTCTATACCGCGCTGGTGCTTTGGCCGACGCCGGTAAACAGCGGTCATCACAATGCCAACCTGGCCCAGCTGCACCTGGTCGGTATGTGGGTAACCTTCGCTCTCACCTCCGCCATTCTCTTACTCGTTGTGGGCACTCTGGCCCGGCGCCTGCGCCAGCAACAGTCGCAACTGTCAGAAATCCGCGAAACCCGCCTGCGCGATGAACAGGTTATTGCTTTGGGGCTTTCCTCCGCCGCTATTGCTCACCGCCTGGGAACGCCACTCAACACCATGACGCTGCTGGTTGAGGAAATGCGGTCTGGCCTGAGCGATCAGCATCTGAATGAGGACCTGGACACGATGGAGCAGCAACTTCACTTGTGCAGCGGCCATTTGCAGCAGCTTTCTAACGCTGCCATTCAGGCCAGAACAGCTCAACTGGAAACCATCAGCGCAAAAGACTGGCTCTTGCGCCTTAGAGAGTCCGCAACCCTGCTCTGGCCCTCCGGCGCTATCGAGTGGCAGACTCCGCTCCCGGAATCACCGGTTGCAGTCGATGCCACACTTGATCAGGCCGTTCTGAACCTGCTGGCAAATGCACTGACCGCCAGCCCCAAATGGGTTGGCGTGAGCGCGCGGCTGGCAGCAAACGAACGTATCGAAGTGGTCGTGGAAGACGAGGGCGATGGTCTGGAGACTGCGCTCCAGGGCACACCGGGAGAACAGGTAGTGGATTCTGAACGCGGCCTGGGTGTCGGCCTGTTTCTTTCCAATGCTACCATTCAACGCCTGGGCGGCACTCTGAAGGCACAGGTGAGCCGGACCGGCACGACCATGATCATCGATTTACCACAGGCCGACACGGGAGGTGAGCGTGTCTGAAGACTCTACCTGGCTTCTGATTGACGACGATGAGGCCTTCCTGCAGATATTGCAGCGCTCTCTCGGCCGGCACGGAATTGAGGCAACGTGCGCCAGATCCCACGCCGACGCAAAAAATGCCCTCGAAACCAGAAACTACGTGCGCTGCGTGCTGGATCTGAACCTTGCCGGTGAAAGTGGTTTGCAGCTGCTGCCGGAATTACTCGCCCGCCAACCAGGCCTGGACGTTCTGGTATTGACCGGTTACGGCAGCATTGCCACCGCCGTCGAGGCCATGCGCCGCGGCGCCGTCAATTATCTCTGCAAGCCCGTCACGGTAAACCAGCTGATCGCCGGTTTTGACCCACTGGAGTCAGCACCGGACCTGCGCGCCGCTCCGCCTTCGGTCGAAGAGATGGAGTGGGAACACATTCAGCGTGTCCTGAACGAACAGGAGGGCAATGTGTCGGCCACCGCTCGTGCCCTGAACATGCATCGCCGAACGCTGCAGCGTAAGCTGCAGAAACATTCCCGTTGGCGGAACTAAGCTCAGCGCTCCACAAAAGCCAAAAAAATTGATATCCGTCAATTCACTCAGAAAAAAGAGGCATGTCATTTCATTCAAGTTCCAGTAGCATCAGCCGCCAATGCCTTCACCACCGGACTCAACGTCAGTGTTTTCTGACAACCTCACCGACCGGCTCGCCCGAGTCGCCTCAATTACCCGGAACATGGTGATCCTGCTGGATGAAGCCGGAATCATTGAATGGGTGAACCCGAGTTTTGAGGAGCATACCGGCTACCGCCTGAAAGAGGTGATCGGGCAATCACCACGGGACATTCTCTACGGGCCCGAAACCGATCCCGAAACCGTTACGCGCATCCGTCGCCAGCTGCATCTGGGCCAGACTTTTGAAGAAGATATTCTGAATTACACCCGGGCAGGCAAGCCCTATTGGGTTCAGACGTACTGCGCGCCCATTACAGAAAACGGGGACGTAGTTACCGGGTTTGTGGTTATCCAGAACAACATATCTGACCGAAAGCACGGTGAACGTAACCTTCGTATCGCCGCCAGCGTCTTCGATCGAAGCCATGAAGCCATCCTCATCACCGACCGCAACAATCAGATTCTGGACGCCAATCCGGCGTTTTCGACGATTACCGGCTACAGTCGCGATGAAGTTCTGGGCCTGACGCCCGCTATCCTGAGCTCGGGCCGCCATTCGCCCGAGTACTATCGATCCATGTGGCACAGCATAGAAAAAACCGATCACTGGCGAGGCGAAATCTGGAACCGGCGCAAAAGTGGCGAAGAGTATATCGAACTTCTGGCCATCAGCCGGGTGCATCTGGAGGAGCCAGGGCAGTTCTATCATGTGGCAGCGTTCTCCGACATCACCGCGCTGAAAAACCACGCAAAGGAGCTGGACCGGGCTGCCAACTATGATGAGCTCACCGGTCTTCCGAACCGCCAGTTGCTGGAAGAGCGCGTGAACACGGCCCGTTCCCATGCCGACCGACACCAGCGGGCGTTATCGGTGTGCTACCTGGATCTGGACAACTTCAAGAATCTTAACGATCGCTTCGGCCATGCCCTCGGCAACCAGGCACTTAAGACACTGGCGAAAAGATTGTCCCGCGCACTTCGCAGCGGCGATACCGTCGCCCGGATTGGTGGCGATGAATTCATACTCCTGCTCCAGAATGACAATCACGAAGAGGTCTACCAACGCGTTCTCGCGACAATCAACGAGCCTTTGATGATGGGCGAAGATACCCTGACCCTCACGGCCAGTCTTGGCATCACCCACTATCCGGAGGACAACGCGGATACCGAGGGGCTGATCCGGCATGCCAACCAGGCGATGTACTCCGCCAAGGAAAAGGGCCGCAATCAGTTTCACTTTTTCGACCCGGGCCTCGATGAAGATCGCCGAAAACGTCGCGACCAGTTGGCGGAGATTAGCCGGGCTCTGGAGAACGATGAGTTTATGCTCTTCTTCCAGCCTCAGATTCAGATTTCCGATTGCCAACTGGTGGGCTTTGAGGCCTTGATCCGCTGGAATCACCCGGCCAGGGGCATTCTGGCCCCTGGGCAATTCCTGCCCGCCGTGGAAAACAGCCATCTCGAAGTACCACTCGGCCAGTGGGTGCTGAAGGAGGCCATCCACCAGATGAACGCCTGGAAAGAGGCCGGAGAAACGCTGGCGGTGAGCATCAACGTGAGTGCCCAGCAATTAATGGATCGCAGGTTTGCAGATTATCTGGAAAGCTATCTGTCCAGTCACCCGGATCTGAACCCGGCGCTCATTACCCTGGAAGTACTGGAATCCACGGCGCTGGAAGATACCAAGCGAGCCAGTAACGTACTGGCCCGCTGCCGCGCACTTGGCATACAGGTAGCGCTGGATGACTTCGGCACCGGCTTTTCCTCACTGACCTACCTGCGCACTCTGCCAGTGGACACCATCAAGATCGATCAGAGCTTCATACTGAACATGCTTGAAGACGTTAACGATAGAGCCATCGTCGAGAGCGTTATATTCCTTGCCCAGCGCTTCCAGCGACCCGCGCTTGCCGAAGGTGTTGAAACCATGGCACATGCCAAAGCCCTTCGGGATATGGGGTGCCATTTTGCCCAGGGTTACGGCATTGCCCGCCCGATGCCGGCAACGCAGGTACTGGCGTGGGCTTCGCAATGGCAGAAAAAAAGATTGGCGGGTGCAAACACTGACCTGCTCGAGCCACTGATCGCTGGCAGCAAAGGCATCTGACCGGGCCGACCATCAGCGATAGCGTCGCTGGTCAAGGGTGGTCAGCCGGTCGGGATGAAACACCATCAGGCCGGTCACGAACGTACCGTTCACAAAACCTTCCGGAATCATGAACAGGGGGAGGTAACGGAAATACTCGTGGATCAAGGTCTGAAATTCATAGACGCCACTTGTCCAGAGCATCAGACACATGACGCTGCCGGCCACCGCCACCGAAATGCCGGCTCCGAAGAAACCGCAGAAAAAGATATAGGCGAAGAAGTTCCGGAAGTTCTGCCGCCGCTCCCAGAGCATGATGCCGTGGCTGACCAGGGCCGGCACCATGACCGTGACCAGCCCATTTGCAGCAAACATCAGCAGCGGTTCCCGGCCGGTGATCACGGTAATGAGGAGGGCCAGAAAACCGGACAGAACCGCGAGGGCCCAACCCAGCATCAGGGTTATGACGGTAATCCCGAACACATGAATGGACAGTCCGGGCGAAATCCCGGCCCGCAATTGCCAGAGAAAGCCCAGCACCACTGCCGCACCGAAAAACGTATGCTGCAACGCGTTATCCTGGCGCAGTGCCTGCCAGTCAATCGAGCGCAGGGCCCACGCCAGGATCACCACGAACAGGAGGAGGGTAATGACCCACTGACTGGTCGATAGCAGGTTATCGGTCATGCCCATGATGAAATCACCGCCGAATCAGAAACCGGAAAGATCACCATGATACGAGCCAACCCCACCCATGGAGCAAGCGGGGGCGTTGATCAGGCCGTTTCTTTCAGTGATCGTACCTGTCCAATCAGCATTTGCCAGGCCTCAAAAGTACTGAGAAAAACCCTGCCGGTCAGATGGGCAAGCAGCTCTGTACCCTTCAGACGGTCCATCACAGGTCCCTTTACTTCAGAAAGGTGCAGGTTCACGCCGGCATCCCTGAGACGTTCGTTAATGGCTTCGAGGCTTTCCAGGGCTGAAGCATCCACCAGGTTAACCGCCGGGCACACCAGCACCAGATCCTTCAGCTCCGGTTCTCCGGTAACCAGATCCATTACCGTTTCTTCCAGAAACCGGGCATTGGCGAAATACAGACTTTCATCCACCCGAAGGAAGGTAACTTTCGGGCACAATTCCACATCGTGACGAAGTACATTGCGGAAATGCTCGGTGCCTGGCACCCGACCAACCACCGCGAAGTGGGGACGGCTGGTTCGGAACAGGAACAGGCCAATGGACAAAGTCACACCAGAGATAATGCCCGCCTCTACGCTATGGCCCAGAGTCAGCACAATGGTCGCTAGCATGGCACCGAAGTCGGTCCGGGAATATCGCCAGGTGCGCGCCAATGCCGGCAGGTCAATCAAGGTGATGACCGCCACGATGATGGTGGCCGCCAGCGTCGCCTTGGGCAAATAGGCGATGGCCGGTGTCAGAAACAGCGTGGCAAGGGCAATGCCCACCGCTGTGTAGGCACCGGCTGCCGGTGTTTCCGCGCCAGCATCGAAGTTGACCACAGAGCGCGAGAAACCACCGGTGACTGGCATGCCACCGGACAGGCCGGCGCCAAGATTAGCGGTACCCAGTCCAATCAGTTCCTGATCCGGGTCGATACGTTGACGCCGTTTCGC
This Marinobacter salinus DNA region includes the following protein-coding sequences:
- a CDS encoding TonB-dependent receptor domain-containing protein, with translation MAMHLVNRLALVYVAGNLFLPLSVWAQEADEALPLIRVTEGQATREVSEILAPEPVERLTSDPSVSLSRMGGRGLDPVIRGQGQERVDVLLDGIRVEGACPNRMDPPTSRLSSALAPVLDVRTSNQTLRWGPIAGGQVVATTAAPDFQDDVTTGHVTLGASDNGNGKLANGSIATGSDRGWIRLAGGYDEADDYEDGDGNKVRSAYKNSEGRVDAAWKADNGFYVKGLVSRQEERDVKYAGSGMDAPKTDTDILRLELGAPVASGDWNLLAWQADVDHVMDNFSLRPATMKMLTASETRTRGLRLTLDQSPDAKTNWAIGTDFETNNWEAERFGGATLDTLTSVLWPDVDRDRLGFFAERFYRIMPSLQLGAGVRYDRVEMDAGSSDKTFGSGMMAQSAADIYTALYGTTNTEATDDNFSGFVTGDWRFSSRQSMEVTASRSVRSPGVTERYIASWSMMPAMRWVGNPALETEKHNKLELALPGRSDGWHWRPAVWIDQVDDFVLRTRNADQVSVYRNIDARLLGLEGELGWSNGTWSTASKLAAVRGENRDDDKALPQIPPVQFIQTLGWQKMGHQLELEWQVARRQDRVDLESGLDAGTSPGYGVLNLTGSHPLVEYLTLSWAVDNLFDNTWAPHVSRANTDPFSPEAVRVNEPGRTLRAALTARW
- a CDS encoding sensor histidine kinase — translated: MKWLTQSQTGFQQAARYLLVMRLAIVAIELTALAIAEAVVNLAYRAEALLLCLLYGVLATLGWLWFTRRPPRAAVTVSAGLALDLLLIGAWLFMTGGYTNPLTSLLLLPIATAIVLVPLGQGIVLTVIGIAVYTALVLWPTPVNSGHHNANLAQLHLVGMWVTFALTSAILLLVVGTLARRLRQQQSQLSEIRETRLRDEQVIALGLSSAAIAHRLGTPLNTMTLLVEEMRSGLSDQHLNEDLDTMEQQLHLCSGHLQQLSNAAIQARTAQLETISAKDWLLRLRESATLLWPSGAIEWQTPLPESPVAVDATLDQAVLNLLANALTASPKWVGVSARLAANERIEVVVEDEGDGLETALQGTPGEQVVDSERGLGVGLFLSNATIQRLGGTLKAQVSRTGTTMIIDLPQADTGGERV
- a CDS encoding response regulator transcription factor produces the protein MSEDSTWLLIDDDEAFLQILQRSLGRHGIEATCARSHADAKNALETRNYVRCVLDLNLAGESGLQLLPELLARQPGLDVLVLTGYGSIATAVEAMRRGAVNYLCKPVTVNQLIAGFDPLESAPDLRAAPPSVEEMEWEHIQRVLNEQEGNVSATARALNMHRRTLQRKLQKHSRWRN
- a CDS encoding EAL domain-containing protein — encoded protein: MFSDNLTDRLARVASITRNMVILLDEAGIIEWVNPSFEEHTGYRLKEVIGQSPRDILYGPETDPETVTRIRRQLHLGQTFEEDILNYTRAGKPYWVQTYCAPITENGDVVTGFVVIQNNISDRKHGERNLRIAASVFDRSHEAILITDRNNQILDANPAFSTITGYSRDEVLGLTPAILSSGRHSPEYYRSMWHSIEKTDHWRGEIWNRRKSGEEYIELLAISRVHLEEPGQFYHVAAFSDITALKNHAKELDRAANYDELTGLPNRQLLEERVNTARSHADRHQRALSVCYLDLDNFKNLNDRFGHALGNQALKTLAKRLSRALRSGDTVARIGGDEFILLLQNDNHEEVYQRVLATINEPLMMGEDTLTLTASLGITHYPEDNADTEGLIRHANQAMYSAKEKGRNQFHFFDPGLDEDRRKRRDQLAEISRALENDEFMLFFQPQIQISDCQLVGFEALIRWNHPARGILAPGQFLPAVENSHLEVPLGQWVLKEAIHQMNAWKEAGETLAVSINVSAQQLMDRRFADYLESYLSSHPDLNPALITLEVLESTALEDTKRASNVLARCRALGIQVALDDFGTGFSSLTYLRTLPVDTIKIDQSFILNMLEDVNDRAIVESVIFLAQRFQRPALAEGVETMAHAKALRDMGCHFAQGYGIARPMPATQVLAWASQWQKKRLAGANTDLLEPLIAGSKGI
- a CDS encoding energy-coupling factor ABC transporter permease; the protein is MGMTDNLLSTSQWVITLLLFVVILAWALRSIDWQALRQDNALQHTFFGAAVVLGFLWQLRAGISPGLSIHVFGITVITLMLGWALAVLSGFLALLITVITGREPLLMFAANGLVTVMVPALVSHGIMLWERRQNFRNFFAYIFFCGFFGAGISVAVAGSVMCLMLWTSGVYEFQTLIHEYFRYLPLFMIPEGFVNGTFVTGLMVFHPDRLTTLDQRRYR